The proteins below are encoded in one region of Ammospiza caudacuta isolate bAmmCau1 chromosome 33, bAmmCau1.pri, whole genome shotgun sequence:
- the PPP1R11 gene encoding E3 ubiquitin-protein ligase PPP1R11 isoform X2, whose protein sequence is MAETAESGGGCGTATVTESGTAEPENRSLTLKLRKRKPDKKVEWSSDTVDNEHLGRRSSKCERPDMTQNHPKNGPKTALKYL, encoded by the exons ATGGCCGAGACCGCGGAgagcggcggcggctgcggcacCGCCACCGTCACCGAGAGCGGAACCGCGGAACCG GAGAACCGCAGCCTGACGCTGaagctgaggaagaggaagccGGACAAGAAGGTCGAGTGGTCGAGCGACACCGTGGACAACGAGCACCTGGGCCGGCGCTCCTCCAAGTGTGAGCGGCCAGACAtgacccaaaatcaccccaaaaatggccccaaaacagccctaaaatatctgtaa
- the PPP1R11 gene encoding E3 ubiquitin-protein ligase PPP1R11 isoform X1 has protein sequence MGPKWPQNIPQIYPKMAPKCSQMGPQNIPKNIPKIGPKTAPKYPQNHPKYISKIGLKCISKWPLKSPQTAPKYPKNSSQNSPKVAPKRPEIGPEISPKHNPKMVSVIAQNTSHNSHKITLKHPKNTSPDIPEMAPKYPETAPNIPQNILKCYPEQAQKTPKYTQNITQNSPKNVPKLALNGPKMSQKCPKYVPKITTNIAQISTKNAPKFLSEYPQNIPKIHPTISQKYPKTDPKIDPKMAPKYPQNIPKISPKYIPQYPRNIPKSIPKSIPKWPQNIPKISPKYPQNTSHNIPEISQNLSQN, from the coding sequence atgggcccaaaatggccccaaaatatccctcaAATATatcccaaaatggccccaaaatgttCCCAAATGGggccccaaaacatccccaaaaacatccccaaaattggccccaaaactgccccaaaatatccccaaaatcaccccaaatatatttctaaaatagGCCTAAAATGTATCTCAAAATGGCCCCTAAAAAgcccccaaacagccccaaaatatcccaaaaattcctcccaGAACAGCCCTAAAGTGGCCCCAAAACGCCCTGAAATTGGCCCTGAAATATCCCCGAAACACAACCCCAAAATGGTCTCAGTTATAGCCCAAAACACATCCCATAATTCCCACAAAATCACCctaaaacatcccaaaaataccTCCCCGGATATCCcagaaatggccccaaaatatcctgaaacagccccaaatataccccaaaatatcctgaaatgTTACCCAGAACaagcccaaaaaacccccaaatacacccaaaatataacccaaaacagccccaaaaacgTCCCCAAATTGGCCttaaatggccccaaaatgtcccagAAATGCCCCAAATATGTCCCCAAAATAACCACAAATATTGCACAGATCAGcaccaaaaatgccccaaaattcctctcTGAATATCCCCAGAATATCCCCAAAATACATCCCACAATATCCCAGAAATATCCCAAAACCGATCCCAAAATCGatcccaaaatggccccaaaatatccccaaaatatccccaaaatatccccaaaatacaTCCCACAATATCCcagaaatatcccaaaatcGATCCCAAAATCGatcccaaaatggccccaaaatatccccaaaatatccccaaaatatccccaaaatacaTCCCACAATATCCcagaaatatcccaaaatcTATCCCAAAATTGA
- the LOC131570229 gene encoding RING finger protein 39-like has product MSPSVPQRGPLALLAAATSCPLCRRALEDPVLLPCEHRCCRRCLLAPELSPEVSPLSPGLSPLSPEVSPLSPGLSPGPSPPCPPRWPRCPQCRRPCAPGRVRTAVALAVEARIARRLAGDKSDNGGDKSDRSDAGGGTEGTARRRRRNGSGCSLGAQLRADAAPPPPAAAPPPQ; this is encoded by the exons atgtccccctCCGTGCCCCAGCGCggtcccctggccctgctggccgcGGCCACCTCGTGTCCCCTTTGTCGCCGTGCCCTGGAGGACCCGGTGCTGCTGCCGTGCGAGCaccgctgctgccgccgctgcctgCTGGCCCCGGAGCTGTCCCCGGaggtgtccccgctgtccccggggctgtccccgctgtccccggaggtgtccccgctgtccccggggctgtccccagggccgtccccgccgtgtcccccGCGCtggccccgctgtccccaatgtcGCCGTCCCTGCGCTCCCGGCCGCGTCCGCACCGCGGTGGCGCTGGCGGTGGAGGCGCGGATCGCGCGGAGGCTCGCGGGGGACAAAAGCGACAACGGAGGGGACAAAAGCGACAGAAGCGACGCCGGGGGTGGCACCGAGGGCACGGCGAGGAGGCGGCGCAGGAACGGGAGCGGCTGCAG CCTCGGGGCCCAGCTGCGAGCGGacgccgcccctcccccacccgcggccgcccctcccccacaaTAA